One segment of Marvinbryantia formatexigens DSM 14469 DNA contains the following:
- a CDS encoding DUF6382 domain-containing protein: MTISYKRDMTHNYMVPDLTAAGYEDDYRIRMLTENHIRGLLPCSLKKINCQSHFFYDITSRQSMEHIYGSRSLNSADIRALLRGLYRALKEVKKYLLDVDRIVLKPDMIYMDIETREPYFCYLPGYQGDLLQSFRELTAYLLEHLDQNDSSAVLSGYEIYRKARIENYSLEKLLQEAGRPEAADTVPPEYDGSALPPDIPEYAPDTSENTPRKGSAGYSVRQKSYEDAPRKGSAGYTVRPEPYEGAPRKGSSRYAASDEEALRPTGSRKNTGSGFPDAKKSAAGAGRNKVSDKKAEKPKKTKHEKKSSAEKQADDANPSSRVFLIVCFGFALFLALVAMWLWKLDTTQIGGIIFLLAGLLAYGLSLEEKKKKKKEKQKDKALAKAMEDFQEEPYYEEVPHFAENRHPKNSYTGFSERPAYASARSSEYPTYDSSGVLERPAYASARSSGYPMYDSSGVSERPAYASAHSPEYPAYDSSGVSERPAYASARAYGAAVSSADNERRRRLGDTGVLCEENGDYEPHLVLVSADPRRKDGIVLENDSYIVGKLPSQSDIVLEHSSVSRVHARIQRYGKDYYLCDMNSTNGTFLNGQRLAIKEPVKIRPDDEIAFARVRYRVGIC; this comes from the coding sequence ATGACTATTTCATACAAACGCGATATGACGCACAATTACATGGTCCCGGATTTAACAGCCGCCGGATATGAGGACGATTACCGCATCCGTATGCTGACAGAAAATCATATCCGCGGCCTGCTGCCCTGCAGTCTGAAAAAAATTAACTGCCAGAGCCATTTTTTCTATGACATTACCTCGCGTCAGTCTATGGAACATATTTACGGCAGCCGCAGTCTGAACTCCGCCGATATCCGCGCGCTTCTGCGAGGCTTGTACCGCGCTCTGAAAGAAGTAAAGAAGTACCTTCTGGATGTCGACCGGATTGTTCTGAAGCCGGACATGATTTACATGGATATCGAGACCAGAGAACCGTATTTCTGCTATCTTCCGGGATACCAGGGCGATTTGCTGCAGTCCTTCCGCGAGCTGACAGCTTATCTGCTTGAGCACCTGGACCAGAATGACAGCTCTGCGGTCCTCTCCGGCTATGAAATTTACCGGAAGGCGCGCATCGAAAATTACAGTCTGGAAAAGCTGCTCCAGGAAGCAGGCAGACCGGAAGCTGCAGATACAGTACCACCGGAATATGATGGTTCCGCCCTGCCGCCGGATATTCCGGAATATGCCCCGGATACCTCAGAAAATACTCCGCGCAAAGGTTCTGCCGGATACTCCGTCCGCCAGAAATCTTATGAAGACGCTCCCCGTAAGGGCTCCGCCGGATATACTGTACGCCCGGAGCCCTATGAGGGTGCTCCGCGCAAAGGTTCTTCCCGGTATGCTGCCTCTGATGAAGAAGCCCTGCGCCCAACCGGCAGCCGAAAAAATACCGGTTCCGGATTTCCGGATGCAAAGAAGTCCGCCGCTGGTGCCGGCAGAAACAAGGTATCTGATAAAAAAGCGGAAAAGCCGAAAAAGACAAAGCATGAGAAAAAGTCTTCGGCGGAGAAACAAGCTGACGACGCAAATCCCTCCAGCCGCGTTTTTCTTATTGTCTGCTTTGGATTTGCCCTTTTTCTTGCGCTGGTCGCCATGTGGCTCTGGAAGCTGGACACCACGCAGATTGGCGGTATTATCTTTCTTCTGGCGGGACTGCTCGCTTACGGTCTTTCTCTGGAAGAAAAAAAGAAGAAAAAGAAAGAAAAGCAAAAAGACAAAGCCCTCGCAAAGGCAATGGAAGATTTCCAGGAAGAGCCCTATTATGAAGAGGTCCCTCACTTTGCAGAAAACAGGCATCCGAAAAATTCATATACAGGCTTTTCAGAGCGCCCTGCCTATGCCTCTGCCCGCTCCTCAGAGTATCCGACGTATGATTCCTCCGGGGTCTTGGAACGTCCTGCTTATGCTTCTGCCCGCTCCTCAGGGTATCCGATGTATGATTCCTCCGGGGTCTCTGAGCGCCCTGCTTATGCTTCTGCGCACTCCCCAGAGTATCCGGCATACGATTCCTCCGGGGTCTCTGAGCGTCCTGCTTATGCTTCTGCGCGCGCATACGGCGCCGCGGTTTCTTCGGCAGATAATGAGCGGAGACGCCGGCTTGGCGATACCGGCGTCCTCTGCGAAGAAAACGGCGACTACGAGCCGCATCTCGTTCTCGTCAGCGCAGACCCGCGCCGCAAGGACGGTATCGTCCTGGAAAATGACAGCTATATCGTCGGAAAGCTGCCCTCGCAGTCTGATATTGTACTGGAGCATTCTTCCGTAAGCCGTGTCCATGCCAGAATCCAGCGATACGGCAAAGACTATTACCTCTGCGATATGAATTCCACAAATGGCACCTTTTTAAACGGTCAGCGGCTTGCAATCAAAGAACCGGTTAAAATCCGCCCCGACGATGAAATTGCATTTGCGCGGGTAAGATACCGTGTTGGAATCTGCTGA
- a CDS encoding prepilin peptidase — protein MRRVLETILLLYLAAAAIRDIKTRTVPLRPALYAAGSGILLRLAAECFVHISNAAISSDILPSGFAGGLCHTLSGGAGALTSLLLSCLAGMLPGVFLLAAAWITRQEIGYGDGVVLLVIGLYLGFSAGTGIFLTALLLLSPVSLFYIAVRKAGRKKRLPFVPYLLAGYLLWLAVSIF, from the coding sequence ATGCGGAGGGTCTTAGAAACCATTTTACTGCTATACCTGGCGGCTGCCGCCATCCGGGATATAAAAACCAGGACAGTCCCGCTGCGCCCGGCACTGTATGCCGCAGGCTCCGGCATACTTCTGCGTCTGGCGGCAGAATGCTTTGTCCATATCAGCAATGCAGCTATTTCGTCAGACATACTCCCATCCGGCTTTGCCGGCGGGTTATGCCACACGCTTTCCGGCGGGGCAGGTGCACTGACCTCTTTGCTTCTGTCCTGCCTTGCCGGAATGCTGCCCGGTGTCTTTCTGCTGGCTGCGGCATGGATCACACGGCAGGAAATCGGATACGGCGACGGCGTTGTTCTGCTTGTTATCGGACTGTACCTGGGATTTTCCGCCGGAACAGGAATTTTTCTGACCGCCCTGCTACTCCTCTCTCCGGTGTCCCTTTTTTATATCGCGGTCAGAAAAGCCGGTCGCAAAAAGAGGCTGCCGTTCGTTCCTTATCTGCTTGCCGGATATCTGCTGTGGCTCGCCGTCAGTATTTTCTGA
- a CDS encoding D-lyxose/D-mannose family sugar isomerase: protein MKRSEINAAILYVMKALRENKFPLPPFAYYTPEYWRTVDESEVEIADNMLGWDITDFGYGDFEKIGLSVFTFRNGNYNFPEKYPKNYAEKILFVRDGQILPFHYHWYKREDIINRGGGDLEITVYNCTEDDFADVEGGRAGKPGKFADTDVHTVIDGKKMTVPAGGKIVLKPGQSIAIEPGQYHQWQGVPGTGDVILFEVSATNDDNIDNRFYTSGRRIPEVTEDVEPEYLMFADYKNYYNPAVQQAERA, encoded by the coding sequence ATGAAACGCTCAGAAATAAATGCAGCAATTCTTTATGTGATGAAGGCACTGCGGGAAAATAAATTCCCGCTGCCGCCCTTCGCTTATTATACGCCGGAATACTGGCGGACTGTGGATGAGAGCGAGGTGGAAATTGCCGATAATATGCTCGGATGGGACATTACGGATTTTGGCTATGGAGATTTCGAGAAAATTGGTCTTTCTGTATTTACGTTCCGGAATGGAAATTATAATTTTCCGGAAAAATATCCCAAAAATTATGCGGAAAAAATACTTTTTGTGAGAGACGGGCAGATTCTGCCGTTTCATTATCACTGGTATAAACGGGAAGATATTATTAACCGCGGAGGCGGGGATCTGGAGATTACCGTATATAATTGTACAGAAGATGATTTTGCTGACGTGGAGGGCGGAAGAGCGGGTAAACCGGGGAAATTTGCGGATACCGATGTACATACTGTTATAGACGGGAAAAAGATGACGGTTCCGGCAGGCGGGAAAATCGTTTTAAAGCCCGGACAGTCCATAGCTATCGAGCCCGGACAGTACCATCAGTGGCAGGGCGTTCCGGGAACCGGCGATGTGATTTTGTTTGAAGTATCTGCCACCAACGATGACAATATCGATAACCGTTTTTACACGAGCGGCAGGCGGATTCCGGAGGTGACGGAGGATGTGGAACCGGAATATCTGATGTTTGCTGATTACAAAAATTATTATAATCCTGCCGTGCAGCAGGCGGAAAGAGCTTGA
- a CDS encoding Rpn family recombination-promoting nuclease/putative transposase yields MTIQKTLKLEDLKHRQTLNHQKDLERLRNFRLLDDDFLTKCFEDNPAGIELVLQIILDIPDLSVLDVHTQVFVENLMYRSIRLDVLATDRNNRKYNVEIQRKDKGAGRKRARYNSSMMDANLLKKGDDFDSLPETYVIFITENDIMRKEKPLYTIERYILNTGELFGDGSHILYVNGAYRDDSPVGKLMHDFACTDPSDMYYDILAERVRFFKESKEGTAIMCKAMEDMRMQSWEEGVQAGRQAGLQEGMKNIALRMLQARKYTPDEIAEISGLSPDEIQALKTTPIA; encoded by the coding sequence ATGACTATACAAAAAACGTTAAAGCTGGAAGATTTAAAGCACCGGCAAACTTTAAATCATCAGAAAGATTTAGAACGTCTCCGGAATTTTCGTCTGCTTGACGATGATTTTCTGACAAAGTGCTTTGAAGACAATCCGGCAGGCATCGAACTGGTACTTCAGATTATACTGGATATACCAGATTTATCCGTGCTCGATGTACATACGCAGGTTTTTGTGGAAAATCTTATGTACCGCTCCATAAGGCTGGATGTACTGGCAACGGACAGAAACAACCGGAAGTATAATGTTGAAATCCAGCGTAAAGACAAGGGTGCAGGCAGAAAAAGAGCACGCTATAACAGCAGTATGATGGATGCAAATCTTCTGAAAAAAGGCGATGATTTTGACAGTCTTCCGGAAACCTATGTGATTTTCATAACCGAAAATGACATTATGCGAAAAGAGAAGCCTCTGTACACCATTGAGCGCTATATTTTAAACACCGGAGAGTTGTTCGGGGACGGTTCGCATATTCTTTATGTAAATGGCGCTTACCGCGATGATTCGCCTGTCGGAAAACTGATGCACGATTTTGCCTGCACAGACCCATCCGATATGTATTATGACATACTGGCAGAAAGAGTAAGATTCTTTAAAGAAAGTAAGGAGGGAACCGCGATTATGTGCAAGGCTATGGAAGATATGAGAATGCAGTCCTGGGAGGAAGGAGTTCAGGCTGGCAGGCAGGCCGGTTTGCAGGAAGGTATGAAAAATATTGCACTTCGTATGCTGCAGGCAAGAAAGTATACTCCGGACGAAATTGCCGAGATTTCCGGTCTTTCTCCGGATGAAATACAGGCGCTGAAAACAACTCCGATTGCATGA
- a CDS encoding beta-mannosidase gives MVNLNSGWQLHESRLDVDKNQWASVLAQKEDWYDCSLPADVRMPLLENGVIREPLKADYCFESEWIEKRAWWFKKEFDSAEVDFDDDIIQLILEGLDSRADIFVNGNYIGTHVSVHYPFVYDIKGLLVEGTNTILVRVTTGLEEVTDKDLAELNYAVCTEYDNGGKYRSDKRRAFVRRPQYTVGWDWGPKVVSCGITGGARLEGHRQIALREVYVQTVEAAETAKLKIMLNIENLGFISSRTGAYKIRISYDGKTVYERSCSDVLLTSGYNYIEEEAVIENAQLWWPNGYGSQPLYDVEVEASCNGATEHWHKMRYGIRTISIDTSVISGEDRKFEFLVNGKKVFCKGGNWIPNDFIYARVTDEKYRALIDEAIEANFNMLRIWGGGLYERDLFYELCDERGIMLWHDFMFACATLPDHRQQFREEIRREFDYQTKRLRNHCSLALFCGSNEVHWLFNHLDNPRWGIEFSYEHAYGMSLMNILAKEIIHANCPSVAYWNSSPYGGERPNDNSLGDIHHWNCAFMSQKMEERIEAKDYDKIGAKFVSEYGYVGPCCRETIEEYMDGQPLDRSSKLWWWHSNVFEKGTVHTAIEKNYVDHADELPLDDYITYGGLVHGLMYGYSLESMKFKEHCYGGLIWMYNDAWGEVGWTIIDYYLRRKIPFYAVKRSLAHRKFAMRVVDGDVILQGINDLPEAMEVTGRFGWISFDGKEQELRDVSFRVEAGERTYLLREKLPQKDFTKGTMVLYVDSPEIANAWLRMDDMRKLAVPEAEVTCLEDRREGDDRIIRVTCNTFAHAVHVDGNWKCSDNYFDLLPGEEKTFTVKDARENALTVSAVNWQSM, from the coding sequence ATGGTAAACTTAAATAGTGGATGGCAGCTTCATGAAAGCCGCCTGGATGTGGACAAAAATCAGTGGGCTTCGGTGCTTGCACAGAAAGAGGACTGGTATGACTGCAGCCTTCCGGCGGATGTCAGAATGCCGCTGCTGGAGAACGGGGTAATCAGGGAACCGTTGAAAGCCGATTACTGCTTTGAATCCGAATGGATTGAAAAAAGAGCATGGTGGTTTAAAAAAGAATTTGACAGTGCAGAAGTGGACTTTGATGATGACATTATCCAGCTTATCCTGGAAGGACTGGATTCCAGAGCCGATATTTTTGTAAACGGAAATTACATTGGGACACATGTCAGCGTACATTATCCGTTTGTGTATGACATCAAAGGTCTGCTGGTGGAAGGAACCAATACCATTCTTGTCCGTGTGACGACCGGATTGGAAGAAGTGACGGATAAAGACCTTGCGGAGCTGAATTATGCTGTGTGCACAGAATATGACAACGGAGGCAAATACCGCAGCGATAAGAGACGTGCGTTTGTCAGAAGACCGCAGTATACGGTAGGCTGGGACTGGGGACCAAAGGTTGTGAGCTGCGGGATTACCGGCGGCGCCAGACTGGAAGGACACCGGCAGATCGCGCTCAGAGAGGTGTATGTGCAGACCGTGGAGGCGGCGGAGACAGCAAAGCTGAAAATAATGCTTAATATCGAAAATCTTGGCTTTATCAGCTCAAGAACCGGCGCCTATAAAATCCGGATTTCCTATGATGGTAAAACGGTTTACGAAAGAAGCTGCAGCGATGTACTTCTGACCTCCGGGTATAATTACATAGAGGAAGAAGCTGTGATTGAAAATGCGCAGCTCTGGTGGCCGAACGGATATGGCAGCCAGCCGCTGTACGATGTGGAAGTGGAAGCTTCCTGCAATGGTGCAACAGAGCACTGGCATAAAATGCGTTATGGTATCCGCACAATCAGTATAGATACGTCCGTCATCAGCGGAGAAGACCGGAAGTTTGAATTTCTTGTAAATGGGAAAAAGGTATTCTGCAAGGGCGGAAACTGGATACCGAATGATTTTATTTACGCGCGTGTGACAGATGAAAAATACCGCGCACTGATTGACGAGGCTATTGAAGCGAACTTCAATATGCTGCGCATCTGGGGCGGCGGTCTGTATGAGAGAGATTTATTCTACGAGCTCTGCGATGAAAGGGGTATTATGCTGTGGCATGATTTTATGTTTGCGTGCGCAACGCTTCCGGACCACCGGCAGCAGTTCCGTGAGGAAATACGCAGAGAATTTGATTATCAGACAAAACGTCTGAGAAACCACTGCAGCCTTGCACTTTTCTGTGGATCCAATGAGGTTCACTGGCTGTTTAACCATCTGGATAATCCGAGGTGGGGAATCGAGTTTTCTTATGAGCATGCTTACGGAATGTCACTCATGAATATACTGGCAAAGGAAATCATCCATGCCAACTGCCCGTCGGTTGCTTACTGGAACAGCTCGCCATACGGCGGAGAACGTCCGAATGACAATTCCCTGGGTGATATCCATCACTGGAATTGTGCTTTTATGAGCCAGAAGATGGAAGAGCGCATCGAGGCAAAGGATTACGACAAAATCGGGGCGAAATTTGTATCGGAATACGGCTACGTTGGGCCATGCTGCCGGGAAACTATTGAAGAATATATGGACGGACAGCCTCTGGACCGCAGCAGTAAGCTCTGGTGGTGGCACAGCAATGTTTTTGAAAAAGGCACTGTGCATACTGCGATTGAGAAAAACTATGTGGACCATGCGGATGAACTGCCTCTGGATGATTACATCACTTACGGCGGACTGGTTCATGGGCTTATGTATGGCTATTCGCTGGAATCCATGAAATTTAAGGAGCATTGCTATGGCGGACTCATCTGGATGTATAACGATGCATGGGGTGAAGTTGGCTGGACGATTATTGACTACTATCTGAGAAGAAAAATTCCGTTCTACGCGGTAAAGAGAAGCCTGGCACACCGGAAGTTTGCAATGCGTGTGGTAGACGGGGATGTGATTCTGCAGGGTATAAATGACCTGCCGGAAGCAATGGAAGTGACCGGACGGTTTGGATGGATTTCCTTTGACGGAAAAGAACAGGAGCTGCGGGATGTTTCGTTCCGTGTGGAAGCAGGAGAGAGAACTTATCTTCTGCGCGAAAAGCTGCCGCAGAAGGACTTTACAAAAGGAACAATGGTTCTTTACGTTGATTCGCCGGAAATTGCAAATGCATGGCTTCGCATGGATGATATGAGAAAGCTGGCTGTTCCGGAGGCGGAGGTGACCTGCCTGGAAGACCGACGGGAAGGCGATGACCGTATTATCAGAGTTACCTGCAATACGTTTGCACACGCGGTACATGTCGATGGAAACTGGAAATGCTCCGATAATTATTTTGATTTGCTTCCGGGGGAGGAAAAGACATTTACCGTGAAGGACGCCAGAGAGAACGCGCTTACCGTTTCTGCGGTAAACTGGCAGAGCATGTAA
- a CDS encoding DMT family transporter, with translation MNKENYVRGMLMIILSAFCFACMNVCVRLSGELPSVQKSFFRNLVAAVFAGIVIVKNHTSLRIERESRLPLAMRCIFGTMGILCNFYAVDHLMVADASILNKLSPFFAILFSFLLLKEKITHIQAACVALAFAGCLFVVKPGFQNASFVPALIGVCGGLGAGIAYTMVRKLGTQGVKGPVIVFYFSLFSCLIVIPWMAAVFVPMSAGQIGILLLAGLFAAGGQFSITAAYTYAPARKISIYDYSQIIFATILGFAIFREIPDAYSFIGYGLIIAASFFMFLYNRKQQEMGA, from the coding sequence GTGAATAAAGAAAATTATGTGCGGGGAATGCTGATGATTATTCTGTCGGCATTCTGTTTTGCGTGTATGAATGTATGCGTGCGGCTGTCCGGGGAACTCCCGTCTGTACAGAAGAGTTTTTTCCGGAATCTGGTAGCGGCAGTATTTGCGGGAATTGTAATTGTGAAAAACCATACGTCTCTGAGAATTGAGCGGGAAAGCCGTCTTCCACTGGCGATGCGGTGTATATTTGGCACAATGGGAATTCTCTGCAATTTTTATGCAGTGGACCATCTGATGGTGGCGGATGCTTCGATTTTGAACAAGCTGTCCCCGTTTTTTGCGATTTTATTTTCGTTTCTTCTGCTGAAAGAAAAGATTACGCATATCCAGGCGGCGTGTGTGGCGCTTGCATTTGCAGGGTGCCTGTTTGTTGTAAAACCGGGATTCCAGAATGCCTCTTTTGTTCCGGCGCTAATAGGCGTCTGCGGCGGGCTTGGAGCCGGAATTGCATACACGATGGTGCGTAAGCTTGGCACGCAGGGAGTAAAGGGACCGGTAATTGTATTTTACTTTTCGCTGTTTTCCTGTCTGATCGTCATACCGTGGATGGCGGCAGTGTTTGTGCCCATGAGCGCGGGGCAGATAGGGATACTCCTGCTTGCCGGATTATTTGCAGCAGGCGGGCAGTTTTCCATCACAGCGGCTTACACCTATGCACCGGCACGGAAAATATCAATTTACGATTATTCCCAGATTATTTTTGCAACCATCCTTGGTTTTGCGATATTCCGGGAAATTCCGGATGCATATAGCTTTATCGGCTATGGTCTGATTATAGCAGCTTCCTTCTTCATGTTTCTGTATAACCGGAAGCAGCAGGAAATGGGCGCCTGA
- a CDS encoding winged helix-turn-helix domain-containing protein, which translates to MITLTNRQARQFLLLKHGLLGSYKFSGKEGALAFIRQTGCIQFDPVDVCGKNAELTLQSRVKGFRKQMLHELLYKDRALLDYPDKNLSIILTEDFPYFSRYRQAARECGRSFEGLAELEKQALAYIAENGPVSSDSLPVSGSIVWHSSIHWSGNWGGRTNAARAVLEQLYSSGDLIIYDKIGSRKIYDLAEKYIPTDILEAEEPLPEEFAHQKWRMLRRIGAVGLLWNRPSDAWLNIWNLKTAQRSEIFRQLLQEEEILEVRVEGIKDILYGRSVDRALLDAVQQNAFCTPRCELLAPLDCMMWDRKLIKALFGFEYTWEIYTPAAKRKYGYYVLPMIYGERFAGRAEVVADKKADALIVKNIWYEDGIRQSGAMADAVDRCMRRFARFNECSTVVRQDK; encoded by the coding sequence GTGATAACATTAACAAACCGGCAGGCGCGGCAGTTTCTGCTGCTGAAGCATGGACTCCTGGGAAGTTATAAATTTTCCGGAAAAGAGGGAGCGCTTGCATTTATCCGGCAGACTGGCTGTATCCAGTTCGATCCAGTGGATGTCTGCGGGAAAAATGCAGAGCTTACGCTGCAATCCAGAGTAAAGGGATTCCGCAAGCAGATGCTTCATGAACTTTTATATAAGGACCGGGCGCTGCTGGATTATCCCGATAAAAATCTTTCCATTATTCTGACGGAAGATTTTCCATACTTTTCAAGGTACCGGCAGGCGGCAAGAGAATGCGGACGCAGTTTTGAAGGACTTGCGGAGCTGGAGAAGCAGGCGCTGGCTTATATAGCGGAAAACGGTCCGGTCAGCTCTGATTCACTGCCGGTTTCCGGCTCAATCGTCTGGCATTCCAGTATTCACTGGAGCGGAAACTGGGGCGGGCGGACAAATGCCGCCAGGGCAGTGCTGGAACAATTATATTCCTCCGGGGACTTGATTATTTATGATAAGATTGGTTCGCGGAAAATATATGATTTGGCGGAGAAATATATTCCCACTGATATTCTGGAAGCGGAGGAGCCTCTGCCGGAAGAATTTGCACATCAGAAATGGCGCATGCTGCGCCGCATCGGAGCGGTTGGACTGTTGTGGAACCGTCCGTCAGACGCCTGGCTGAATATCTGGAATCTGAAAACTGCGCAGCGCAGCGAAATATTCCGTCAATTACTGCAGGAAGAGGAAATCCTGGAGGTAAGAGTAGAAGGCATAAAGGACATCCTGTATGGCAGGAGTGTGGACCGGGCGCTGCTGGATGCTGTGCAGCAGAATGCGTTCTGCACACCGCGCTGTGAGCTGCTTGCGCCTCTGGATTGCATGATGTGGGACCGGAAGCTGATAAAGGCGCTGTTCGGCTTTGAATATACATGGGAAATTTATACGCCTGCCGCAAAACGGAAATATGGATATTATGTGCTGCCCATGATTTATGGGGAACGGTTTGCCGGACGGGCGGAGGTTGTGGCAGATAAAAAGGCGGATGCGCTGATTGTAAAGAATATCTGGTATGAGGATGGAATCAGGCAGAGCGGGGCGATGGCGGATGCCGTTGACAGGTGTATGAGGCGCTTTGCCAGATTTAATGAATGCAGTACGGTCGTCCGGCAGGATAAATGA
- a CDS encoding TadE/TadG family type IV pilus assembly protein translates to MTTQKNHVLSGSYTIEASLLMGILLPLLVGIIYMGFFLHDRSFLQCAAHETAACASLHADDNSLDAQTAAQKLIAGRTLGTHDISASASEGTRQIAVTYKGTFSFPGLTLPFFGQSASVIRSGVTLSLERPSRRIQKIRGASKVINALRRKRE, encoded by the coding sequence ATGACAACACAAAAAAATCATGTTCTTTCCGGAAGTTATACTATCGAAGCCTCTCTTTTGATGGGGATTCTCCTTCCGCTTCTGGTCGGAATTATTTATATGGGATTTTTTCTGCACGACCGCAGCTTTCTGCAGTGCGCCGCGCATGAAACAGCCGCCTGTGCAAGCCTGCACGCTGACGATAACAGCCTCGACGCCCAGACTGCCGCCCAGAAGCTGATTGCAGGCAGGACGCTTGGCACACATGACATTTCCGCCAGCGCCTCCGAGGGTACGCGCCAGATTGCGGTAACATACAAAGGTACTTTTTCCTTTCCCGGTCTGACGCTCCCCTTTTTCGGACAATCTGCATCCGTTATCCGGTCCGGTGTTACCCTCAGTCTGGAGCGCCCCTCCCGGCGCATACAGAAAATCCGCGGAGCCTCGAAAGTAATAAATGCCCTCAGGAGGAAGAGAGAATGA
- a CDS encoding carbohydrate ABC transporter permease, with protein sequence MIGKKIGRVLCNLIFIIFSFTCVFPIIWIFYSSFKTQAEFMQSSVALPEALNLTNYISVFTSTSMLKYMLNSARNTLLAVAVIIIIAFLAGYVLSRYKFRGRGAIYNYFIMGMLIPIHALLVPMYIQLNGVGLTNHWYTLLIPYIGFGLPISIMLIESYISSIPGELEEAAAIDGCSFTRTLFQIVFPLASPILATVAIIQFFAVWNEFTFALILVNDDSLRTVPVGLTMFKGAYTVDYPRMMAGIMVTMLPVMILYFIFSKRIIEGMVAGAVKG encoded by the coding sequence ATGATAGGGAAAAAAATAGGGCGAGTGCTCTGCAATCTGATTTTTATTATTTTTTCGTTTACCTGTGTGTTTCCGATTATCTGGATTTTCTATTCTTCTTTTAAAACCCAGGCGGAGTTTATGCAGAGCTCTGTTGCACTGCCGGAAGCGCTCAATCTTACAAACTATATCAGCGTATTTACTTCCACATCCATGCTGAAGTATATGCTGAACAGTGCAAGAAATACCCTGCTGGCAGTGGCTGTTATCATTATTATTGCATTTCTTGCAGGCTATGTGCTGTCACGGTACAAGTTCCGCGGCAGAGGAGCGATTTATAACTATTTTATCATGGGTATGCTGATTCCCATACACGCGCTGCTGGTACCGATGTATATCCAGTTAAACGGAGTGGGACTGACCAACCACTGGTATACTCTGCTGATTCCGTATATCGGATTCGGACTGCCGATTTCGATTATGCTGATTGAAAGCTATATTTCTTCTATTCCGGGTGAGCTGGAGGAGGCGGCAGCCATTGACGGATGCAGCTTTACCAGAACGCTGTTCCAGATTGTATTTCCACTTGCCTCCCCGATACTGGCAACGGTTGCAATCATCCAGTTTTTCGCGGTGTGGAATGAGTTTACTTTTGCACTGATACTTGTAAATGACGACAGCCTCCGCACGGTGCCGGTAGGTCTGACGATGTTTAAGGGAGCCTACACCGTCGATTATCCGAGAATGATGGCGGGAATTATGGTGACGATGCTTCCGGTTATGATTTTGTACTTTATCTTCAGCAAACGTATTATTGAAGGTATGGTAGCCGGTGCGGTAAAGGGCTAA